One genomic window of Bacillus mycoides includes the following:
- a CDS encoding DUF1836 domain-containing protein: METFHLTRNEMATLLLSLRGWNPKKPLSILQEAWAKSHKKDIESGQSVTAFITTALSPIFEKLIKIDDTDVGFSLNEIVALGNQIENTSFSVTAMQNWVKRDIKEMIGSPQKGKKYSIEQAALLFIVEDLKTALDFESIRKLLRLIVNDPADRSDDLINPVHLYVAYSSLFEELNQGNCLQLNATDTIHTIENIVKEKADKIASKFDQINNEQREAIRNAIIIATLSVHTAYVQMLAKRYVSATLFLQNLDVKP, from the coding sequence ATGGAAACATTTCATCTCACACGAAACGAAATGGCAACGCTCCTTCTATCACTTAGAGGATGGAATCCGAAAAAACCTCTTAGCATTTTACAAGAAGCTTGGGCAAAGTCACATAAAAAAGATATTGAAAGCGGACAAAGCGTTACAGCTTTTATTACAACCGCACTTTCACCTATTTTTGAAAAATTAATTAAAATCGATGATACGGATGTCGGTTTTTCTTTAAATGAAATAGTTGCGCTTGGTAATCAGATTGAAAACACAAGTTTCTCTGTAACTGCTATGCAAAACTGGGTGAAACGAGATATAAAAGAAATGATTGGCTCCCCTCAAAAAGGGAAGAAATACTCAATCGAACAAGCAGCCTTATTATTCATTGTTGAAGATTTAAAAACAGCGCTTGATTTTGAATCTATTCGCAAACTATTACGACTTATCGTAAATGACCCGGCCGATCGAAGTGATGATTTAATTAACCCTGTTCATTTATATGTAGCTTATTCTTCTTTATTTGAAGAACTGAATCAAGGGAACTGCTTACAACTAAATGCAACAGATACCATTCATACGATCGAAAATATTGTAAAAGAAAAAGCTGATAAAATCGCAAGCAAGTTTGATCAAATCAATAACGAACAACGCGAAGCAATTCGTAACGCTATTATTATCGCTACCCTATCTGTTCATACCGCATATGTACAAATGTTAGCGAAACGTTATGTTTCAGCAACATTGTTTTTACAAAATTTAGATGTGAAACCGTAA
- the dltD gene encoding D-alanyl-lipoteichoic acid biosynthesis protein DltD — MKMKHAFGPIILACVLFFIVLLIPSKSLVSLISDRKVEDAATSLQKEKLQSVFLQQKMLENSQYLPMYGSSEFLRMDAYHPSNYFKVNPAGFTPFLMGTGGTQSLAHILNMTSTMDELEGKKVVFVLSPQWFTKTGVSQGDFLNNFSKQQAYHFIFNDEINPDMKKKIAKRLLDYKVVRKDAILSSSLESIVYNDIKHNIKAGLAKPLAYMYRNILDHRDLFNSLFKIEPMKEKTNMGLRSLSWEDARKHAEQEGKVGSTTNTFGIENPYYYKHNLKKKLKGLKNFRANESYDDSPEYDDLQIVLDLFKEKNVKPLFISVPVNGPWYDYAGFPKERRDVYYNKVRDQVEKAGYPVVDFSSHEYDKYFLKDTIHLGWKGWIYFDEAVQKFYSEK; from the coding sequence ATGAAGATGAAGCATGCTTTCGGACCAATTATTTTAGCCTGCGTACTTTTTTTCATTGTATTACTTATTCCATCTAAAAGTTTAGTATCACTTATTAGCGATAGGAAAGTTGAAGATGCGGCAACTTCCTTGCAAAAAGAGAAATTACAAAGTGTTTTCTTGCAACAGAAAATGTTAGAGAATTCGCAGTACTTACCGATGTATGGTTCATCAGAGTTTTTACGAATGGATGCATATCATCCGTCTAACTATTTTAAAGTAAATCCAGCTGGCTTTACACCATTTTTAATGGGGACTGGCGGTACGCAAAGTTTGGCTCATATATTAAATATGACGTCAACAATGGATGAATTAGAAGGTAAAAAGGTAGTGTTTGTTCTTTCACCACAATGGTTTACAAAAACTGGTGTATCACAAGGGGACTTTTTAAATAATTTTTCTAAACAACAAGCATATCATTTTATCTTTAATGATGAAATAAATCCTGATATGAAGAAGAAAATTGCGAAACGTTTACTAGATTATAAAGTAGTTCGTAAGGATGCGATATTAAGTAGCTCACTAGAAAGTATTGTGTATAACGATATAAAACATAACATAAAGGCTGGACTAGCTAAACCGTTAGCATACATGTACCGGAATATTTTAGATCATAGAGATCTATTTAACTCTCTATTTAAAATCGAACCGATGAAAGAGAAAACAAATATGGGATTACGTTCACTTTCTTGGGAAGATGCACGTAAACATGCGGAACAAGAAGGTAAAGTAGGATCCACAACAAATACATTCGGAATTGAAAATCCATATTACTATAAACATAATTTAAAGAAAAAATTAAAAGGTTTAAAAAACTTTAGAGCAAATGAATCGTATGATGATTCACCAGAATATGATGACTTACAAATTGTTTTAGATCTTTTCAAAGAAAAAAATGTAAAACCACTCTTTATTTCTGTGCCTGTAAACGGACCGTGGTATGATTACGCTGGTTTCCCAAAAGAACGCCGTGATGTGTATTATAACAAGGTTCGCGATCAAGTCGAAAAAGCAGGATACCCAGTAGTTGATTTTTCTAGCCATGAATATGATAAGTATTTCTTAAAAGATACAATTCATTTAGGCTGGAAAGGCTGGATCTATTTTGATGAAGCAGTGCAGAAGTTTTATTCTGAAAAATAA
- a CDS encoding (2Fe-2S)-binding protein: MNRIINHPILGSLNSSQRINFQFNGQQYEAYEHETIAAALLANGIRTLRVHEDSGTPRGIYCNIGHCSECRVTVNNQTNVRACLTVVENDMIVESGKQHPNIVREMVKKR; encoded by the coding sequence ATGAATAGAATTATAAATCACCCTATTTTAGGTAGTTTAAATAGTAGTCAGCGCATCAATTTTCAATTTAATGGTCAACAATATGAAGCATATGAACATGAAACGATAGCGGCCGCTCTACTTGCAAACGGAATAAGAACGTTAAGAGTGCATGAAGATAGCGGGACGCCGCGAGGTATTTATTGTAATATCGGGCATTGTTCTGAATGCCGCGTGACTGTAAACAATCAAACGAACGTACGAGCTTGCTTAACGGTTGTAGAAAACGATATGATTGTTGAAAGCGGAAAACAGCATCCAAATATCGTGAGAGAGATGGTGAAAAAGCGATGA
- a CDS encoding DedA family protein: protein MLSSFIHSVLTFFEGLGYWGIMLGLMIEIIPSEIVLAYAGYLVFNGSISFVGAVIFGTIGGVIAQIFVYWIGRYGGRPVLERYGKYIFIHKKQMDAAEDWFNRYGTGVIFTARFIPVARHAISIPAGITKMPLLRFTTLTALAIIPWSIIFIYLGEKLGENWENINEIAGPYVKSFAVGGVVLILLYFVIKKWTKKRKQLA, encoded by the coding sequence ATGTTAAGTAGTTTTATTCATTCAGTATTAACATTTTTTGAAGGATTAGGTTATTGGGGCATAATGCTTGGACTTATGATTGAAATTATCCCAAGTGAGATCGTCCTAGCTTATGCTGGATACTTAGTATTCAATGGTAGTATCTCATTTGTAGGTGCAGTTATATTCGGTACAATTGGCGGTGTTATTGCCCAAATCTTTGTTTACTGGATTGGTCGATATGGTGGTCGCCCTGTATTAGAACGTTACGGTAAGTATATTTTCATACATAAAAAACAAATGGATGCTGCTGAAGATTGGTTTAATCGTTACGGTACTGGCGTAATTTTCACAGCGCGCTTCATTCCGGTAGCGCGTCATGCGATTTCAATTCCTGCTGGTATCACAAAAATGCCATTACTACGTTTCACTACGTTAACAGCACTTGCGATAATCCCTTGGTCTATCATTTTCATTTATCTAGGTGAAAAACTAGGTGAAAACTGGGAGAATATTAATGAAATTGCTGGACCGTATGTGAAATCATTTGCTGTCGGTGGCGTCGTACTTATTCTTTTATATTTCGTAATAAAAAAGTGGACAAAAAAACGTAAACAGCTTGCTTAA
- a CDS encoding DinB family protein — protein sequence MEKERIREEKLSLIEWCQTLNGISEDKWFQPFKKGSWAIADVISHFIVWDEFLMKYRIPYFISGQSVPNVPTDVEEMNKGAIKYARSGISKEELIDQFSFTRKQLVDQINQISARNFKDDYQFGTKRVRLNDYFSSLIQHDLKHKEEIMQFIIYKQAYNKKPL from the coding sequence ATGGAGAAAGAAAGGATTCGGGAAGAAAAGTTAAGTCTAATAGAATGGTGCCAAACATTGAATGGAATATCGGAGGATAAATGGTTTCAACCATTTAAAAAAGGTTCATGGGCAATTGCGGATGTAATTTCACATTTTATCGTTTGGGATGAGTTTTTAATGAAGTATAGAATTCCATATTTTATAAGTGGACAATCTGTACCTAACGTTCCAACAGATGTTGAGGAAATGAATAAGGGTGCAATAAAATATGCAAGGTCTGGTATTTCAAAAGAAGAACTAATAGATCAATTTAGCTTTACTCGTAAACAGTTAGTTGATCAAATTAACCAAATTTCTGCCCGGAATTTTAAAGATGACTACCAATTCGGCACGAAAAGAGTGAGATTAAACGATTATTTTTCATCACTCATTCAACATGATTTAAAACATAAAGAAGAAATAATGCAATTTATAATATATAAACAAGCCTATAATAAAAAACCGCTATAA
- a CDS encoding peptide ABC transporter substrate-binding protein, with product MKKVVRYSLVSTLLVSSFLVGCAKEKTTTKPKDEKKVLQLLETGEIPSLNSGKVTDAVSFNVLNNVMEGLFRLSKNDEVIQAGAQKYEVSKDGKTYTFHLRDAKWSNGDPVTAHDYVYAWKQLINPDTASQYAYIAYDVKNAEKINKKQLGLEELGVKAKDDKTFVVELEHPVPYFTKLLILPSFYPINEKFAKEQGDKYGLEANKAIYNGPFTLSEWKHEASFTMKKNDKYWDKKEVKLDEVNYQIVKEISTAVNLYETDKVDRAVISTEFVDKYKNNKELKQYTDPVMYFFRFNENVPILKNKNARLALSTVFDKKGLATSFLNDGSVAANYYVPKGFLKGPDKKDFRDTAGEFNKTNVKQAKEYWEKAKQETGTNEVTLEFLNYDLENFKKVGEYIKEELEKNLPGLKVNVKLQPHTQKLALEKKKEYEMSLSRWLPDYPDPMTYLEVFLSGSTVNNTGYANPEYDALIKKIKTELGNDEKARWKALQDAEKMLLDDAVIAPVFQRGLSYLQKPYVKDLYVHQFGPATSLKWADIQK from the coding sequence ATGAAAAAGGTAGTTCGCTATTCATTAGTTAGTACTCTATTAGTTTCTTCATTTTTAGTTGGCTGTGCAAAAGAAAAAACAACTACAAAGCCGAAAGATGAGAAGAAAGTATTACAGCTACTAGAAACGGGTGAAATTCCATCATTAAATTCAGGGAAAGTAACAGACGCCGTATCGTTTAACGTTTTGAATAACGTAATGGAAGGGTTATTCCGTTTATCGAAAAATGATGAAGTGATCCAGGCTGGGGCACAGAAATATGAAGTGAGTAAAGACGGAAAGACTTATACATTCCACTTACGTGATGCGAAATGGTCTAACGGCGATCCAGTAACAGCTCATGATTACGTATATGCTTGGAAGCAACTTATTAATCCAGATACAGCCTCTCAATATGCATATATTGCGTACGATGTGAAAAATGCGGAAAAAATAAATAAGAAACAATTAGGATTAGAAGAATTAGGTGTGAAAGCAAAAGATGATAAAACGTTCGTTGTGGAATTAGAACATCCAGTACCGTATTTTACAAAACTACTTATTTTACCGTCATTCTATCCAATTAATGAAAAGTTTGCGAAAGAGCAAGGGGATAAATACGGTTTAGAGGCGAATAAAGCGATATATAATGGGCCGTTTACATTATCAGAGTGGAAGCACGAAGCAAGTTTTACAATGAAGAAAAACGATAAATATTGGGATAAAAAAGAAGTGAAATTAGATGAAGTAAACTACCAAATTGTTAAAGAAATTTCAACTGCGGTAAATTTATATGAAACAGATAAAGTTGACAGAGCTGTCATTTCCACAGAATTCGTAGATAAATATAAAAATAATAAAGAACTGAAACAATATACAGATCCGGTTATGTATTTCTTCCGTTTCAATGAAAATGTACCGATTCTTAAAAATAAAAACGCACGTCTTGCACTTAGCACAGTTTTTGATAAGAAGGGACTTGCGACTTCGTTTTTAAATGATGGATCGGTAGCTGCGAACTACTACGTTCCGAAAGGATTTTTAAAGGGCCCAGATAAGAAAGATTTTAGAGATACGGCTGGAGAGTTTAATAAGACGAACGTAAAACAGGCGAAGGAATATTGGGAAAAAGCAAAGCAAGAGACGGGAACAAATGAAGTAACGTTAGAATTCTTAAACTATGACTTAGAAAACTTTAAAAAAGTAGGAGAGTATATTAAAGAAGAGCTTGAGAAAAACTTACCAGGGCTAAAAGTAAATGTGAAATTACAACCACATACTCAAAAACTAGCGCTAGAGAAGAAAAAAGAATATGAAATGTCGTTATCACGCTGGTTACCTGATTATCCAGATCCAATGACTTACTTAGAAGTATTCCTTTCGGGAAGTACTGTAAATAATACAGGATATGCAAATCCAGAATATGATGCGTTAATTAAAAAGATTAAAACAGAATTAGGTAATGATGAAAAAGCTCGTTGGAAGGCATTGCAAGATGCGGAAAAAATGCTCCTTGATGATGCAGTAATCGCACCAGTATTCCAGCGCGGATTATCTTACTTACAAAAACCATACGTGAAAGATTTATACGTACATCAATTTGGCCCAGCAACAAGCTTGAAATGGGCCGACATACAAAAGTAA
- a CDS encoding C40 family peptidase produces the protein MKKVGTALLTTLFIFSSFTSANAEEKKDKKAFIDVAAATLWTAPDSLRPIDAPSATNPVDLWKWTKSMTLDEKLWLTNANKLETQALLGQEVTVVDKKGDWVKVLVHGQPTPRNEVGYPGWMPEKQLTYNQEFADKTNEPFVLVTKPTAIVYINPSEKHKSLEVSYNTRLPLLSEDTISYRVLLPNGQKAWLRKNDGTVHRSQNDIPMPTADDLINTGKMFLGLPYIWAGTSGFGFDCSGFTHTIYKSHGITIPRDSGPQSKAGIAVDKENLQKGDLIFFAHNQGKGSVHHVGMYIGDGNMIHSPRAERSVEIIPLNTPGYIEEYAGARRYLP, from the coding sequence ATGAAAAAAGTGGGGACTGCATTATTAACGACATTATTCATTTTTTCATCTTTCACATCGGCAAATGCCGAAGAGAAAAAAGATAAGAAAGCATTTATTGATGTGGCAGCTGCGACGTTATGGACCGCACCAGATTCGCTTCGGCCAATCGATGCACCGAGCGCCACAAATCCAGTTGATTTGTGGAAGTGGACGAAATCAATGACGCTTGATGAGAAGCTTTGGTTAACAAACGCAAATAAATTAGAAACACAAGCGCTACTCGGTCAAGAAGTAACGGTTGTTGATAAGAAAGGTGACTGGGTGAAAGTGTTAGTCCATGGTCAGCCAACACCACGAAACGAAGTAGGTTACCCGGGATGGATGCCCGAAAAACAATTAACGTATAATCAGGAATTTGCAGATAAAACAAACGAACCTTTTGTATTAGTAACGAAACCGACAGCAATTGTATATATTAACCCTTCTGAAAAACATAAATCGCTTGAAGTCAGCTATAATACGCGTTTACCCCTATTAAGTGAAGATACGATCTCATATCGCGTATTGTTGCCAAATGGTCAGAAGGCGTGGCTACGGAAAAATGATGGAACTGTTCACCGTTCTCAAAATGATATTCCTATGCCAACAGCTGATGATTTAATAAACACCGGCAAGATGTTTTTAGGCTTACCATATATATGGGCTGGTACAAGTGGGTTTGGTTTTGATTGCTCTGGATTTACACATACGATTTATAAATCACATGGCATTACCATACCGAGGGATTCTGGGCCACAATCAAAAGCAGGAATTGCGGTTGATAAAGAAAACCTACAAAAGGGCGATTTAATATTCTTTGCACATAATCAAGGAAAAGGTAGTGTTCATCACGTTGGAATGTATATTGGTGATGGAAATATGATTCACTCACCAAGAGCTGAAAGGTCAGTTGAAATAATCCCGTTAAATACACCAGGATATATAGAAGAATACGCTGGTGCTCGTCGTTACTTACCGTAA
- a CDS encoding sigma-54 interaction domain-containing protein: MTFSFPTIKEFIKILSIDRTSVFKHMKQVGEKFYYIHSSTEEWSCAVIYEEDSFTTLIEAFSNNSAVVIVNENLDPICCVTAQQMIPFLYKSYNDLLAFYNTVIQTTDSSVTVIDEKECVRTWTDGAEKIFSVKHNEIIGQPITRFFDYKDLEILQSLHDGKSIIAQFHQPRPDLFVLINSNPVYCNNEIIGAVVSETDVTNQVALNEKLFNMSHEMHRLEQEVAKYKDTSDPFLAMNGKSPVIQRTIQLARKVCSVKSTVLILGESGVGKEVFAKAIHEASETANAPFISINCGAIPEALFESELFGYERGAFSGANSKGKKGKIELAQGGTLFLDEIGEMPLDMQVKLLRVLQERKYYRVGGEKEINIDFRIIAATNRDLQEEMRKGTFREDLYYRLNVVSLHIPPLRERREDIIELTYSFLNDFSINYNRPIRDLPSSIMHELLHYNWPGNIRELRNVVERLVVFATDGIIKQEYLPFHTNDTLDNHTAHSLLLSNNNTILSLQEEMDEHEKKVIERALRILDGNKLECAKQLGVTRATLYNRLKRLGLQ; encoded by the coding sequence ATGACATTTTCATTTCCAACAATAAAAGAGTTTATAAAAATTTTATCAATTGATCGTACAAGTGTGTTTAAGCACATGAAACAGGTAGGTGAAAAATTTTATTACATCCATTCATCTACTGAAGAATGGAGTTGCGCAGTTATTTATGAAGAGGACTCTTTCACTACGTTAATCGAAGCTTTTTCTAACAATTCGGCAGTTGTAATTGTGAACGAAAATCTAGATCCTATATGCTGTGTAACTGCTCAACAAATGATTCCATTTCTTTATAAGTCTTACAATGATCTGCTAGCTTTTTATAACACTGTCATTCAAACGACTGATTCTTCTGTTACCGTCATTGATGAGAAAGAATGCGTTCGTACGTGGACAGATGGCGCTGAAAAAATCTTTTCAGTCAAACATAACGAAATTATTGGACAACCGATTACACGTTTTTTTGATTATAAAGATTTAGAAATTTTACAATCATTACATGACGGAAAAAGCATAATCGCCCAGTTCCATCAGCCTCGTCCGGATTTGTTCGTATTAATTAATTCAAATCCAGTTTATTGTAACAATGAAATTATAGGAGCAGTCGTTTCTGAAACTGATGTTACAAATCAAGTCGCTTTGAATGAAAAACTATTTAATATGTCGCATGAAATGCACCGATTAGAACAAGAAGTAGCAAAATATAAAGATACATCCGATCCTTTCCTTGCGATGAATGGAAAAAGCCCTGTTATACAACGAACGATTCAATTAGCTAGAAAGGTTTGTTCAGTGAAATCCACGGTTTTAATACTCGGCGAAAGCGGAGTTGGAAAAGAAGTGTTTGCGAAAGCAATTCATGAAGCAAGTGAAACAGCAAATGCCCCGTTTATTTCAATTAACTGCGGTGCAATTCCTGAAGCGTTATTTGAAAGTGAATTATTTGGTTACGAGCGCGGGGCGTTTTCTGGTGCAAATAGTAAAGGTAAGAAAGGAAAAATAGAGCTCGCGCAAGGCGGTACTTTATTCCTTGATGAGATTGGAGAAATGCCGCTTGATATGCAAGTGAAACTTTTGCGTGTACTGCAAGAACGAAAGTATTACCGAGTTGGTGGAGAAAAAGAAATAAATATTGATTTCCGCATTATCGCTGCTACAAATCGTGATTTACAAGAAGAAATGAGAAAAGGAACTTTCCGGGAAGATTTATACTATCGCTTAAACGTAGTAAGCTTGCATATTCCGCCACTACGCGAAAGACGCGAGGATATTATCGAATTAACCTATTCCTTCTTAAACGATTTTTCAATAAACTATAACAGGCCTATTCGCGACTTACCTTCAAGCATTATGCATGAACTGCTTCATTACAATTGGCCTGGTAATATTCGCGAGCTCCGCAACGTAGTTGAAAGACTCGTCGTATTTGCGACAGACGGCATTATAAAACAAGAATATTTACCGTTTCATACAAATGATACCTTAGACAATCATACGGCTCATTCCCTATTACTCAGCAATAATAATACGATTCTTTCTTTACAAGAAGAAATGGATGAGCACGAGAAAAAGGTAATTGAAAGAGCTTTACGCATTTTAGATGGTAATAAATTAGAATGTGCGAAACAACTTGGGGTAACGAGGGCCACTTTATATAACCGCTTAAAAAGGCTTGGGTTACAATAA
- a CDS encoding NAD(P)/FAD-dependent oxidoreductase: protein MRHCDVLIIGGGIIGCSIAYYTSKYGRDVTIIEKGEFVSGTSSRCDGNILAIDKDPGFDSQMSLVSQKLVTELSEELEHSFEYRAPGSILVCESDEEMEAAQQWVNRQKEAGLPFRMLDRQDIKEESPFFADDLLGGLECATDSTVNPYLLAFSLLAESKKFGTKAFNHTEVKEIKRDIDGSFIVETTNGTFTAKQVVNAAGVWAPKIGQMLDVNIPIEPRKGHIIVASRQQHVGCRKVMEFGYLISKFGGKRKVDALTEKYGVALVFEPTESQNFLIGSSREFVGFHTRINNEVIKCIANRAIRFYPKMADMMVIRSYAGLRPWTEDHLPIISGVEHIPNYFIAAGHEGDGISLAAVTGKVIEELLNEKETIIPIEPLRLSRFTERVLNG from the coding sequence ATGAGGCACTGTGACGTTTTAATAATAGGCGGTGGAATTATAGGATGTTCTATCGCTTATTACACTTCAAAATACGGAAGAGACGTAACGATCATTGAAAAAGGAGAATTTGTCAGTGGAACGTCTTCACGGTGTGACGGGAATATTTTAGCGATTGATAAAGACCCAGGGTTTGATAGCCAAATGTCGTTAGTAAGTCAAAAATTAGTAACAGAACTAAGTGAAGAGTTGGAGCACTCATTTGAATATAGGGCGCCAGGAAGCATTCTCGTTTGTGAATCAGACGAAGAAATGGAGGCAGCACAGCAATGGGTAAATCGTCAAAAAGAAGCTGGATTACCGTTTCGAATGCTTGATAGGCAAGATATAAAAGAAGAATCACCATTTTTTGCAGATGATTTATTGGGTGGTTTAGAATGTGCAACGGATTCAACTGTAAATCCATATCTTCTTGCTTTTTCACTTCTTGCAGAATCGAAGAAATTTGGTACAAAAGCTTTTAATCATACAGAAGTGAAAGAAATAAAAAGAGATATAGACGGTTCCTTTATTGTAGAAACGACAAATGGAACGTTTACTGCGAAACAAGTTGTGAACGCAGCCGGTGTGTGGGCTCCTAAAATCGGACAGATGTTAGATGTGAATATCCCAATTGAACCGAGAAAGGGACATATTATTGTAGCTTCAAGGCAACAACACGTAGGTTGCCGTAAAGTAATGGAATTTGGTTATTTAATTTCTAAATTTGGCGGAAAACGAAAAGTGGATGCTTTAACTGAAAAATACGGGGTGGCACTTGTATTTGAACCGACAGAAAGCCAAAATTTTTTAATTGGTAGTAGTAGAGAGTTTGTAGGCTTTCATACGAGGATTAACAATGAGGTTATTAAATGTATTGCGAATAGAGCAATTCGTTTTTATCCGAAAATGGCAGATATGATGGTGATTCGTTCATATGCTGGTTTACGCCCGTGGACAGAAGATCATTTGCCAATCATTTCAGGAGTGGAACATATTCCGAACTACTTTATAGCAGCTGGACATGAAGGTGATGGAATTAGTCTTGCAGCAGTTACCGGGAAAGTGATTGAAGAGTTATTAAATGAAAAAGAAACAATCATTCCTATTGAACCACTTCGTTTGAGTCGTTTTACAGAAAGGGTGTTAAACGGATGA
- a CDS encoding NAD(P)/FAD-dependent oxidoreductase, which produces MIDVIIIGAGPAGLSASISCARFGLNVLVIDEFMKPGGRLLGQLHQEPTGEWWNGVEESKRLHEEAKSLSVDIRCGVSVYNLDKDESSWFVHTNIGTLEAPFVLIATGAAEYSIPLPGWTLPGVMSIGAAQVMTNVHRVQVGKKGIIIGANILSFAILNELQLAGIKVEHIVLPEKSELSQKAGEPEEVLNSLLNAAHLAPSAFLRLGSRFMKYDWIRKAGLTFYPNSGMKINGTPLHLRKAALEIIGTDQVEGVRVANIDSNGNVINGSEKIYEADFVCIAGGLYPLAELAAVAGCPFHYIPELGGHVPLHSEEMETPLPGLFVAGNITGIESGKIAMAQGAVAGLSIAKHASEKRDVVDQQLQQAMQNVHSVRQKAAIQFNPMIDVGRRKMNELWYDYSSTYAHTKKSC; this is translated from the coding sequence ATGATCGATGTAATTATTATTGGTGCAGGACCAGCAGGATTATCAGCTTCCATCTCTTGTGCACGTTTTGGACTTAACGTACTTGTTATTGATGAATTTATGAAGCCGGGCGGGAGATTGTTAGGACAGTTGCATCAAGAGCCTACTGGGGAATGGTGGAACGGAGTAGAAGAATCCAAACGCCTTCACGAAGAAGCAAAATCCCTTTCAGTCGATATTCGGTGTGGTGTTTCCGTCTATAATTTAGATAAAGATGAAAGTTCTTGGTTCGTGCATACAAATATCGGTACGTTAGAAGCACCGTTCGTACTAATTGCTACTGGGGCTGCTGAGTATTCTATTCCCCTTCCTGGCTGGACACTTCCAGGAGTTATGTCAATTGGAGCAGCTCAAGTTATGACAAATGTTCACCGCGTGCAAGTTGGAAAAAAAGGAATCATAATTGGCGCTAACATTTTGTCTTTCGCCATTTTAAATGAATTACAATTAGCTGGAATTAAAGTAGAACATATTGTACTTCCTGAAAAAAGTGAGCTAAGCCAAAAGGCTGGTGAACCAGAAGAAGTTTTGAACTCTCTTTTAAATGCAGCTCACCTCGCTCCTTCTGCTTTTCTGCGTTTAGGTAGCCGTTTTATGAAATATGATTGGATTCGAAAAGCTGGATTAACCTTCTATCCAAATAGCGGAATGAAAATAAACGGGACGCCGCTTCATCTTCGTAAAGCTGCGCTTGAAATTATCGGAACAGATCAAGTTGAAGGTGTTCGTGTTGCTAATATTGATTCTAACGGAAATGTTATTAATGGATCAGAAAAGATATATGAGGCTGACTTCGTTTGTATTGCCGGAGGTTTATATCCGCTTGCTGAGCTTGCCGCTGTAGCGGGATGCCCATTCCATTACATTCCTGAACTTGGCGGGCATGTTCCGCTTCATTCAGAAGAAATGGAAACCCCTCTTCCCGGTTTATTTGTAGCTGGAAATATTACTGGAATTGAAAGCGGAAAAATCGCAATGGCGCAAGGAGCTGTCGCGGGTCTATCTATTGCTAAACATGCAAGTGAGAAACGTGACGTAGTCGACCAACAATTACAACAAGCAATGCAAAACGTTCACTCTGTTCGTCAAAAAGCAGCGATTCAATTTAATCCAATGATTGATGTTGGTAGACGGAAGATGAATGAACTTTGGTATGATTATTCTTCTACATATGCACATACTAAAAAGAGCTGCTGA
- a CDS encoding (2Fe-2S)-binding protein, with product MTNKENLIVCRCEEVTYGQLQSTIAEYNCSARELKLRTRAGMGFCGGRTCRTTLDRMIENANPGTSPDEIPLKYQPPVRAVTFGAVGENK from the coding sequence ATGACGAATAAAGAGAATTTAATTGTTTGTCGTTGTGAAGAAGTTACATACGGACAACTTCAATCGACAATTGCTGAATATAATTGCTCAGCTCGTGAGTTAAAACTAAGAACGCGTGCTGGTATGGGTTTTTGCGGGGGACGTACATGTAGAACAACACTAGATCGAATGATCGAAAACGCTAACCCTGGTACATCTCCTGACGAGATTCCATTAAAATATCAACCACCAGTGCGTGCAGTTACTTTTGGGGCGGTAGGTGAAAATAAATGA
- a CDS encoding YxcD family protein — protein sequence METIKISEQELINALCIYIAEKRQVGPEEVSVELMYDDDYGFSAEVEVNGRQQILIQANLIEALRLLLDREYNVNSFAARLQLELDDEEGIYALAKFNNSDE from the coding sequence ATGGAAACAATAAAAATTTCTGAACAAGAGCTTATAAATGCGCTTTGTATATATATCGCTGAAAAAAGACAAGTTGGTCCAGAAGAAGTTTCAGTTGAACTAATGTATGATGATGACTACGGTTTCTCTGCAGAAGTAGAGGTAAATGGTCGCCAGCAAATATTAATTCAAGCGAACTTAATCGAAGCACTACGCTTACTACTTGATCGAGAATACAACGTCAATTCATTTGCAGCAAGATTGCAACTTGAATTAGATGATGAAGAAGGTATTTACGCATTAGCGAAATTTAATAACTCAGATGAGTAG